In Gimesia benthica, a single window of DNA contains:
- the ectA gene encoding diaminobutyrate acetyltransferase codes for MDTAHKLIFREPRVEDALAISRLIKRCPPLDVNSTYATMLLCRDFHDTCVVVEQDSEVLAFLSAYRPPQREKTIFIWQAAVDSRLRSQGVASRMLDDLLSRESLADVNHLETTITPSNKSSQKLFRSLAKRLNTECRSVEGFPAALFGEVEEHEAEDLYQLGPFTLKPVHGEKSTIS; via the coding sequence ATGGATACGGCCCACAAACTCATTTTTCGCGAGCCCCGTGTGGAAGATGCGCTCGCAATTTCCCGCCTCATTAAACGCTGCCCTCCCCTGGACGTAAATTCCACTTACGCCACCATGCTGCTATGTCGTGACTTTCACGATACTTGCGTTGTTGTGGAGCAGGACTCGGAAGTCCTGGCATTTCTATCCGCTTATCGACCTCCACAGCGAGAGAAAACGATCTTTATCTGGCAAGCCGCCGTTGACAGTCGCCTGCGTTCCCAGGGAGTTGCCTCCCGAATGCTGGACGACCTGCTGTCGCGGGAGTCGCTCGCCGACGTTAATCACTTGGAGACGACGATCACACCTTCGAATAAGTCGTCTCAGAAACTGTTTCGCTCACTGGCGAAACGCCTCAATACGGAATGTCGATCGGTAGAAGGATTTCCTGCTGCCCTGTTTGGTGAAGTCGAAGAACACGAAGCAGAAGATCTCTACCAGCTTGGTCCATTCACCCTTAAACCCGTTCATGGAGAGAAATCAACAATATCATGA
- a CDS encoding ectoine synthase, whose translation MLVRQLSEIIDTDRDIKAETWNSRRLLLAGDKMGFSLHDTLIHPGTETEIWYQNHLEAVYCIEGEGEIELIPDGPTYPISPGMMYALDKNDRHLLRAKSQLRMVCVFNPPVTGQEVHDENGVYPAATTDS comes from the coding sequence ATGCTTGTACGTCAATTAAGTGAGATTATTGATACCGACCGTGACATTAAAGCCGAAACTTGGAACAGCCGCCGTCTTCTGCTGGCAGGAGACAAGATGGGATTTTCCCTGCACGACACGCTGATTCACCCGGGGACGGAAACGGAAATCTGGTACCAGAATCACCTTGAAGCCGTGTATTGCATTGAAGGAGAAGGCGAAATCGAACTGATTCCGGATGGGCCGACTTACCCCATCTCCCCGGGCATGATGTATGCTCTGGATAAGAACGACCGTCATCTCCTGAGAGCGAAATCTCAGTTACGAATGGTCTGTGTGTTTAATCCTCCCGTCACCGGTCAGGAAGTCCACGACGAAAATGGTGTATATCCGGCTGCGACCACCGACTCCTGA
- a CDS encoding alpha/beta hydrolase, with product MPVLKTLLILICSTLSVAAAEPVNLNSLPSDLTVPEVTRGTPAPGQRVWQTNQGFEKTEIAHALYLPPDWQPGKRYPVIMEYPGNGGYRNALNDVSRGRVQDCKLGYGLSGGVGMIWVSLPFVDPKTGQHAVKWWGDPDATADYCKQTVARICTEYGGDAKNVILTGFSRGAIACNYIGLRDAEIAKLWKAMLPHSHYDGVRKWNYPDSDAASARQRLVRLGTRPQFISHEMSTQQTEAYLKDSGISGQFTFMALPYPNHSDEWVLKDIPQRSQARQWLQKIVQQTETE from the coding sequence ATGCCTGTGCTCAAGACATTGCTGATCCTGATCTGCAGCACACTCAGCGTCGCAGCTGCGGAGCCGGTCAATCTCAACAGCCTGCCCTCTGACCTGACGGTGCCTGAGGTCACACGGGGCACACCTGCTCCCGGCCAGCGGGTCTGGCAGACGAATCAGGGGTTCGAAAAGACCGAAATCGCCCATGCACTGTATCTGCCCCCTGACTGGCAGCCCGGGAAGAGGTATCCCGTCATTATGGAGTACCCGGGCAACGGCGGTTATCGCAATGCCCTGAATGACGTCAGTCGGGGCCGTGTGCAGGACTGCAAACTGGGCTATGGTTTGTCCGGCGGTGTCGGCATGATCTGGGTCAGTCTGCCCTTTGTTGATCCGAAAACGGGTCAGCATGCCGTCAAATGGTGGGGCGATCCGGACGCGACAGCCGACTATTGTAAGCAGACCGTGGCCCGCATCTGCACGGAATATGGCGGCGACGCGAAGAATGTCATCCTCACCGGTTTTTCGCGGGGTGCCATCGCCTGTAATTATATTGGGCTGCGAGACGCGGAGATCGCGAAACTCTGGAAAGCGATGCTGCCCCACAGTCATTACGACGGCGTTCGCAAGTGGAATTACCCCGACAGTGATGCCGCGTCTGCTCGCCAGCGACTGGTGCGGCTGGGAACGCGTCCCCAGTTCATCAGCCATGAAATGAGTACGCAGCAGACAGAAGCGTATCTCAAAGACAGTGGCATCTCGGGGCAGTTCACGTTTATGGCACTTCCCTACCCTAACCATTCCGATGAATGGGTGTTAAAAGACATTCCCCAGCGGAGCCAGGCACGTCAATGGCTCCAGAAAATCGTACAACAAACAGAAACCGAATGA
- the ectB gene encoding diaminobutyrate--2-oxoglutarate transaminase, translating to MSIFKRLESNVRGYCRSFPTTFTKAQNATLRDDKGNEYIDFLAGAGSLNYGHNNPQLKTKLLEFLERDGMLHGLDMHTDAKERFLEVFEKRILSPLELDYKVQFTGPTGTNAVEAALKLARKVTGRTNIVSFTNGFHGVSLGSVAATGNSHFRDAAGTPLNNVTFMPYHGYLGDNIDTLEYFEALLKDNSSGLDLPAAVIVETVQGEGGVNVSSIEWLQQLETLCQEHGMLLIVDDIQVGCGRTGDFFSFEQAGIVPDIVTLSKSLSAYGLPMSLVLMKSELDQWEPGEHNGTFRGNNLAFVSAAEAIEYYWGDYQLSREIKRKGELIRERLQAIADSIIDVDLEVRGRGMIWGLACQECPDLSGKITEAAFKRGLIIETSGTDSHVLKFLPPLTIEEDLLKQGLDIVAESYKAVLEDEAIMKELGLITSE from the coding sequence ATGAGTATATTTAAACGACTCGAATCAAACGTTCGAGGTTACTGCCGCTCGTTCCCAACTACGTTCACCAAAGCTCAAAACGCGACTTTGCGCGACGACAAGGGAAATGAATATATTGATTTCCTGGCAGGAGCCGGTTCACTCAACTATGGTCACAACAATCCACAGCTGAAAACCAAGCTGCTGGAGTTCCTCGAACGAGATGGTATGCTGCATGGTCTCGACATGCACACCGATGCCAAAGAACGCTTCCTGGAAGTCTTCGAGAAACGGATCCTGTCTCCACTGGAGCTGGACTATAAGGTACAATTCACTGGCCCCACCGGTACTAACGCTGTGGAAGCAGCCCTGAAGCTGGCACGTAAGGTAACCGGCCGGACGAATATTGTCTCGTTCACGAACGGTTTCCATGGTGTGAGCCTGGGATCTGTCGCCGCGACCGGCAACAGTCACTTCCGCGATGCAGCCGGCACGCCTCTGAATAACGTGACCTTCATGCCCTACCACGGCTACCTGGGTGACAACATCGACACCCTGGAATATTTTGAGGCTCTACTCAAAGACAACAGCAGTGGCCTGGATCTCCCCGCAGCAGTGATTGTGGAAACCGTGCAGGGTGAAGGCGGGGTGAATGTCTCCAGCATCGAATGGCTGCAGCAGTTGGAAACTCTGTGTCAGGAACATGGCATGCTGCTGATCGTCGACGATATTCAGGTTGGCTGTGGACGTACCGGCGACTTCTTCAGTTTCGAACAGGCTGGAATCGTGCCGGATATCGTGACACTGTCAAAATCACTGAGTGCCTACGGGCTGCCGATGTCGCTGGTACTGATGAAGTCCGAACTGGACCAGTGGGAACCTGGCGAACATAACGGTACCTTCCGTGGAAATAACCTGGCATTCGTTTCCGCCGCTGAAGCAATCGAATACTACTGGGGCGATTATCAGTTGTCCCGCGAAATCAAACGCAAAGGTGAGCTGATCCGGGAACGTCTGCAGGCGATTGCCGACAGTATCATCGACGTTGATCTCGAAGTTCGCGGACGCGGTATGATCTGGGGCCTGGCTTGTCAGGAATGTCCGGATCTGTCGGGTAAGATCACCGAAGCCGCTTTCAAGCGGGGTCTGATCATCGAGACCAGCGGTACCGACAGCCATGTGCTGAAATTCCTGCCGCCGTTGACCATCGAAGAAGACCTGTTGAAGCAGGGACTTGATATCGTCGCCGAAAGTTACAAAGCGGTTCTGGAAGACGAAGCCATTATGAAAGAACTGGGGCTGATCACCAGCGAGTGA
- a CDS encoding methyltransferase gives MTDEPPPQQLERMITGYCISQSIYAAAKLEIADQLTAGPRTAAQLAEATQTDADSLYRLLRALASVGIFAENEQGAFSLTPLAEPLRSDHPESKQACAIMNGEDQFRPWCEIIYSLQTGKPAYNKIWGKSVFEFLAEHPEQAQIFDRAMTGIHGRGNDSILDAYDLTNTRVLADVGGGNGLHLAGILQANPHLHGLLFDVPHVVKRAQSQIDQAGLSDRCQLVGGDFFQSLPQGPDAILLRHIIHDWNDEQSLRILKNCHAALPDGGKLLILESVIQPGNAPFWGKFVDLIMLLVTGGRERTAEEFRLLYERAGFELTRIVPTSSDLSIVEGVKR, from the coding sequence ATGACCGACGAACCCCCTCCGCAACAACTGGAGCGGATGATTACCGGCTACTGTATCTCCCAGAGCATCTATGCCGCTGCCAAACTGGAAATCGCCGATCAGTTGACCGCGGGTCCCCGGACCGCGGCACAACTGGCGGAAGCGACGCAGACCGATGCGGACTCGCTGTACCGCCTGCTCCGCGCCCTGGCCAGTGTGGGGATCTTTGCGGAAAACGAACAGGGGGCCTTCTCCCTCACGCCGCTGGCGGAACCGCTGCGGAGTGATCACCCGGAATCCAAACAGGCCTGCGCGATCATGAATGGCGAAGACCAGTTCCGGCCCTGGTGCGAAATCATTTACAGCCTGCAGACCGGGAAACCGGCTTACAACAAGATTTGGGGAAAATCGGTATTTGAGTTTCTGGCCGAGCATCCGGAGCAGGCGCAGATCTTCGACCGGGCGATGACCGGCATCCACGGTCGCGGGAACGATTCGATCCTGGATGCTTATGATCTTACAAATACCCGGGTCCTGGCGGATGTCGGCGGAGGCAATGGTCTGCATCTCGCAGGCATTCTGCAGGCGAACCCTCATTTGCATGGCCTGCTGTTTGATGTACCGCATGTCGTCAAACGGGCTCAGTCACAGATCGACCAGGCCGGTTTGTCTGATCGCTGCCAGCTGGTCGGTGGTGACTTTTTCCAGTCACTGCCCCAGGGACCGGATGCGATTCTCCTGCGGCACATCATTCACGACTGGAACGACGAGCAATCACTCCGCATTCTCAAGAACTGTCATGCGGCCCTGCCGGATGGGGGCAAGCTATTGATTCTGGAGAGTGTCATCCAGCCGGGCAATGCCCCCTTCTGGGGGAAGTTCGTGGACCTGATCATGCTGCTGGTGACGGGGGGCAGAGAACGGACGGCCGAGGAATTCCGTCTGCTGTATGAGCGGGCCGGCTTTGAACTGACGCGGATTGTGCCGACTTCGTCCGATCTCTCGATTGTGGAAGGCGTCAAACGCTGA
- a CDS encoding methyltransferase, whose product MTEHALHQQLDQMITGYWTSQAIYAAAKLGIADLLVDNPQTAAQLAAATDTNAGALYRVLRALASIGIFEENEQQEFTLTPMAEFLRSDVPGSKRALAMMSGDEQFQCWSEIMYSVKTGKTSFDKVFGQPIFEYLSQHEDKGQIFDQAMMGIHGRETGEIMQAYDFSGIQTLVDVGGGNGSNITHILQQYPEMQGILFDLPHVVERAQPHIEAAGLSERCEIVGGNFFEAVPGNADAWFMRHIIHDWDDEKSLTILKNCHTAMPADAKLLVVESVIPAGNEPFAGKFLDLVMLMIPGGKERTAEEYRSLFAEAGFELTRIIPTESELSIIECVKQ is encoded by the coding sequence ATGACGGAGCATGCACTGCATCAGCAACTGGACCAGATGATTACCGGCTACTGGACGTCCCAGGCGATTTATGCGGCGGCGAAACTGGGAATCGCTGACCTGCTGGTCGACAACCCCCAGACTGCGGCCCAACTCGCGGCCGCTACCGATACGAATGCGGGCGCCCTGTATCGAGTGTTGCGTGCCTTGGCCAGCATCGGGATCTTTGAGGAAAACGAGCAGCAGGAATTCACCTTGACGCCGATGGCGGAATTTCTGCGGAGCGATGTCCCCGGTTCCAAGCGGGCACTGGCGATGATGTCGGGCGATGAGCAGTTCCAGTGCTGGAGCGAGATCATGTACAGCGTAAAGACCGGGAAGACCTCGTTCGATAAGGTCTTCGGTCAGCCGATCTTTGAATACCTGTCTCAGCATGAAGACAAAGGCCAGATTTTCGATCAGGCGATGATGGGCATTCATGGCCGGGAAACCGGAGAGATCATGCAGGCCTACGATTTCTCAGGCATTCAGACCCTGGTTGACGTGGGCGGCGGAAACGGTTCGAACATTACCCACATTCTGCAGCAGTACCCCGAGATGCAGGGGATTCTGTTCGACCTGCCTCACGTTGTCGAACGGGCTCAGCCGCACATTGAGGCAGCCGGACTGAGTGAGCGCTGCGAAATTGTGGGAGGCAACTTCTTTGAAGCGGTGCCCGGGAACGCGGATGCCTGGTTCATGCGGCACATCATTCATGACTGGGACGATGAAAAGTCGCTCACGATTCTCAAAAACTGTCACACTGCGATGCCTGCAGACGCTAAACTGCTGGTTGTGGAAAGTGTGATCCCGGCCGGTAACGAACCGTTCGCCGGCAAGTTCCTGGACCTGGTGATGCTGATGATCCCCGGCGGCAAGGAACGGACGGCCGAAGAGTATCGCAGCCTGTTCGCCGAGGCGGGCTTTGAGCTGACGCGCATCATCCCGACGGAATCCGAGCTGAGCATTATCGAATGCGTTAAGCAGTAG
- a CDS encoding glycerophosphodiester phosphodiesterase, with protein MLRPCQLLMMIVLLCLTLFHSVTGAEPLIVAHRGLLKVAPENTLANFRACLELRLGFEFDVQRTRDGHLICLHDTTVNRTTDGTGKVADLTLAEIKKLDAGNWFDSQFKGERVPTIDEVLELASRYRQHEILVAVDFKDANVEQDVVRLAEKHGVLSKLIFIGRTIQESEVRDNLKAASPKAETAAVANNAGEFKDALGASNADWVYLRYLAPASEIQQVHEAGKRTFIAGPTVSGDLPANWRRVTAAGVDAILTDYPLQLRLALKQQQ; from the coding sequence ATGTTGCGTCCCTGCCAACTGCTGATGATGATTGTGCTGTTGTGTCTGACTCTGTTTCACTCCGTAACGGGAGCCGAACCACTGATTGTCGCTCACCGGGGGTTGCTCAAAGTCGCACCGGAAAACACGCTGGCGAACTTCCGGGCCTGCCTGGAACTGCGACTCGGTTTTGAATTCGATGTGCAGCGAACCCGAGACGGCCACTTGATCTGCCTGCACGACACGACCGTGAACCGCACCACCGACGGCACCGGAAAGGTAGCGGACCTGACGCTGGCGGAGATTAAGAAGCTGGACGCAGGTAACTGGTTTGACAGTCAGTTCAAGGGCGAACGTGTGCCAACGATTGATGAAGTTCTGGAACTGGCCTCCCGTTATCGTCAGCATGAGATTCTGGTCGCTGTCGATTTCAAAGATGCGAACGTAGAACAGGATGTGGTACGACTGGCAGAAAAACATGGAGTACTGTCGAAGCTGATCTTTATCGGGAGAACGATTCAGGAATCTGAGGTCCGCGACAATCTCAAAGCGGCTTCCCCGAAAGCAGAGACCGCTGCGGTGGCTAATAATGCGGGCGAATTCAAAGACGCGCTCGGTGCGAGTAATGCAGACTGGGTTTACCTGCGGTACCTCGCACCGGCCAGTGAAATTCAGCAGGTACACGAGGCCGGCAAACGCACGTTTATCGCCGGGCCAACGGTCAGCGGCGATCTGCCTGCTAACTGGCGACGGGTTACTGCGGCGGGCGTGGATGCGATTCTGACGGATTATCCGCTGCAGTTGAGGCTCGCGCTGAAACAGCAACAGTGA
- a CDS encoding alpha-amylase family protein, translating into MNPTLKRGTPMHRIAPWMLCSFSCLLLQNVTLRAAEPEPQPRPHIKIRGIYGGAPTQLLEQNRSLPELGVNAIFMGSGSLTAERIAQLKRQGAQVFAEFNTLHVAGYLKEHSDAAPIGVDGKVSPPPHGWQGICPTHPGYRASRMEEFRRVLKEYDIDGIWLDYHHSHASWERAEPDMPDTCFCERCLKQYQQDTKTSLPEAPTAELSKLLLGEQKAKWTQWRCDVFTDWVREFHSIIEETRPKALLGTFHCPWTDTDFDGALKNKLAIDLKAQAQYIDVFSIMPYHARFNHPEDPAWISRQTAWLGKYLGIKGQPGERHKIWPIVQLSDWGETVPVKQVQPVLDHGTRRPATGVMVFRWGSLHPQTDKVEAMIEYYRAIRP; encoded by the coding sequence ATGAATCCAACCCTGAAACGAGGCACTCCCATGCACCGCATTGCTCCCTGGATGCTCTGCTCTTTCTCTTGTCTGCTCCTGCAGAATGTCACTCTCCGCGCAGCGGAACCGGAGCCCCAACCCCGTCCGCATATTAAGATCCGTGGGATCTATGGCGGTGCACCGACACAGTTACTGGAGCAGAACCGCAGTCTGCCCGAACTGGGCGTGAATGCGATCTTCATGGGCTCGGGCAGTCTGACAGCTGAAAGGATCGCTCAACTGAAGCGACAGGGGGCGCAGGTCTTTGCCGAGTTCAACACGCTGCATGTCGCCGGCTATCTCAAGGAGCATTCGGACGCGGCTCCGATCGGCGTGGACGGGAAGGTTTCGCCTCCCCCGCATGGCTGGCAGGGTATCTGTCCGACGCATCCCGGTTATCGCGCATCTCGGATGGAGGAATTTCGTCGTGTGCTCAAAGAATACGACATCGACGGCATCTGGCTCGATTATCATCACAGTCACGCCAGCTGGGAACGGGCCGAGCCGGACATGCCGGACACCTGTTTCTGTGAACGTTGCCTGAAACAGTATCAGCAGGATACGAAAACCAGCCTGCCCGAGGCACCGACGGCCGAACTTTCGAAACTGCTGCTGGGAGAACAGAAGGCGAAGTGGACCCAGTGGCGGTGTGACGTTTTCACCGACTGGGTCCGCGAGTTCCATTCGATCATCGAGGAGACACGACCGAAAGCGCTGCTGGGCACGTTCCATTGCCCGTGGACCGACACCGATTTCGACGGGGCGCTGAAAAACAAGCTGGCCATCGATCTCAAGGCCCAGGCACAGTACATCGATGTCTTCAGCATCATGCCTTATCATGCCCGCTTCAATCATCCCGAAGACCCGGCCTGGATTTCCCGCCAGACGGCCTGGCTGGGAAAGTACCTCGGTATCAAGGGGCAGCCTGGAGAACGACATAAGATCTGGCCTATCGTGCAGCTCTCGGACTGGGGCGAAACCGTGCCCGTCAAACAGGTGCAGCCGGTCCTAGACCATGGCACGCGTCGTCCGGCGACCGGGGTGATGGTCTTCCGCTGGGGTTCCCTGCATCCCCAGACCGACAAGGTCGAAGCGATGATCGAATACTATCGCGCCATTCGGCCGTGA
- a CDS encoding transporter: MRSLPCLILLCLDFCCAQAGDAAAEPLLIEQSELGKALTETEPAASPVAPVTGLYFAPCCGTLFQWNAGPECSGGPQLDKPLQTDRPNFTSTSVTVGKGVTQIESGYTYLKSNEGGQDVRYQSFGEFLWRQGILADWLEFRVGFSPLQQTAQIGTWHNSTFGTQDLDLALQFALTPQAGILPEMALITSMSVPTGSPAFTAQHVEPGVDLIYAWQLNQIVSVAASTQGYADIDTSGKYFLEMAQSCSVNFTLNSQLSAFTEWFVLIPSGARTARTEHYFDAGFTFLINNNVQLDWSAGIGLSEGASDFFAGAGLSIRFP, translated from the coding sequence TTGCGCAGCTTACCCTGCCTGATATTGTTGTGTCTCGATTTCTGCTGCGCACAGGCAGGTGATGCCGCAGCAGAGCCGTTGCTCATCGAGCAGAGCGAATTGGGCAAAGCTCTTACCGAGACAGAACCAGCAGCCTCACCGGTCGCGCCGGTTACGGGTCTCTACTTCGCCCCCTGTTGTGGCACCCTGTTTCAGTGGAACGCGGGCCCGGAATGTTCGGGCGGTCCTCAACTGGACAAGCCGTTGCAGACCGATCGACCTAACTTCACTTCCACGTCGGTGACCGTGGGAAAGGGCGTAACCCAGATTGAATCGGGTTACACGTACCTGAAAAGTAACGAGGGGGGACAGGACGTCCGCTATCAGTCTTTTGGCGAGTTCCTCTGGCGACAGGGCATTCTGGCAGACTGGCTGGAGTTTCGCGTCGGCTTTTCACCCCTGCAACAGACGGCACAGATCGGTACCTGGCATAACAGCACCTTCGGCACCCAGGATCTGGACCTGGCACTGCAGTTTGCTCTGACGCCGCAAGCAGGCATTCTGCCTGAAATGGCGCTGATCACATCGATGAGTGTGCCGACCGGGAGTCCGGCCTTTACGGCTCAACATGTCGAACCGGGCGTCGATCTGATCTATGCCTGGCAGCTGAACCAGATTGTCTCCGTCGCTGCTTCCACGCAGGGCTATGCAGATATCGACACCAGCGGGAAGTACTTTCTGGAGATGGCACAGTCCTGCTCAGTCAATTTTACGTTGAACAGCCAACTCAGCGCGTTTACCGAATGGTTCGTGCTGATTCCCAGCGGCGCCCGTACCGCCCGCACGGAACACTATTTTGATGCCGGGTTCACCTTCCTGATCAATAACAATGTGCAGCTCGACTGGAGCGCGGGCATCGGCCTGAGCGAAGGCGCGTCCGACTTCTTCGCCGGTGCCGGTCTATCCATCCGCTTTCCCTGA
- a CDS encoding MarR family winged helix-turn-helix transcriptional regulator, producing MSPLGLEDQVIVALRRITRAIDLHSRNLMQEIGLTAPQLAALQTIARRQPITVGALAKSIHLSQATLTGILSRLESRHLVSRSRRGEDKRTVVVELTDEGQAMLKNAPSLLQDRFRRELLTLQQWEQTQMLATLQRIATMMDAEDIDASPVLSAGDVSSHTGPTEPDTDTFLKQQNLDSHS from the coding sequence ATGTCGCCGTTAGGACTTGAGGATCAGGTTATCGTGGCCCTGCGTCGCATCACGCGTGCGATCGATTTGCATTCGCGAAACCTGATGCAGGAAATCGGACTGACTGCCCCGCAACTGGCAGCACTACAGACGATTGCGCGACGACAGCCGATTACGGTCGGGGCGCTGGCGAAATCGATTCATCTGAGCCAGGCGACACTGACGGGAATTCTGAGTCGACTGGAATCACGCCATCTGGTCTCCCGCTCCCGTCGTGGAGAGGATAAGCGGACCGTGGTGGTGGAGTTGACAGATGAAGGCCAGGCGATGCTCAAGAACGCGCCGTCGCTGCTGCAGGATCGCTTTCGTCGTGAACTGTTGACGCTGCAGCAATGGGAACAGACCCAGATGCTGGCCACACTGCAGCGGATCGCCACGATGATGGACGCGGAAGATATCGATGCTTCCCCCGTGCTGTCTGCAGGTGACGTCTCGTCTCATACAGGACCGACAGAACCAGATACCGACACGTTTCTCAAGCAACAGAACCTGGATTCCCACTCCTGA
- the yaaA gene encoding peroxide stress protein YaaA, whose protein sequence is MLTVLSPAKSLNLDPQKQTTKYSTPEFLEEAETLVNKLKRMSRKALGELMSISDDLSELNHGRFNEWSRPFTTKNAKQAVLTFNGDVYQGLNASQFKARDLAYAQDHLRILSGLYGVLRPLDLMQAYRLEMGTSLKTRQGNSLYDFWGDKITESLKADLDQQKQRALVNLASNEYFKSVKPKQLGCPVITPVFKEIKDGKSRTIALFAKQARGRMAAWMIQNRIDAPEDLTGFNLDGYEYQPDESTDSKLTFSRPQPPPVGKK, encoded by the coding sequence ATGCTGACAGTACTTTCCCCGGCCAAATCACTGAACCTGGATCCCCAGAAACAGACCACCAAATACTCGACTCCCGAATTCCTCGAGGAAGCCGAAACGCTCGTCAATAAACTCAAACGGATGTCGCGAAAAGCGCTGGGCGAACTGATGAGCATCAGCGACGATCTGTCTGAATTGAACCATGGTCGGTTCAATGAATGGTCGCGTCCGTTTACGACAAAGAATGCCAAGCAGGCCGTGCTGACGTTTAACGGGGATGTTTATCAGGGACTGAATGCCAGTCAGTTCAAGGCCCGTGACCTGGCGTATGCCCAGGATCACCTGCGAATCCTGTCCGGTCTGTATGGCGTGCTGCGTCCGCTCGATCTGATGCAGGCCTATCGTCTGGAAATGGGAACCAGCCTGAAGACGCGGCAGGGAAATTCGCTGTACGATTTCTGGGGCGATAAAATCACCGAGTCGCTCAAGGCGGATCTCGACCAACAGAAACAGCGGGCCCTGGTGAATCTCGCTTCGAATGAATACTTCAAGTCGGTGAAACCGAAACAGCTGGGATGTCCGGTGATTACGCCGGTCTTCAAGGAAATCAAGGATGGCAAATCGCGGACGATCGCCCTGTTCGCAAAGCAGGCCCGCGGACGGATGGCGGCCTGGATGATACAGAATCGCATCGATGCCCCGGAGGATCTGACCGGATTCAACCTGGATGGCTACGAGTATCAGCCCGATGAATCGACTGACAGCAAACTGACCTTTTCCCGCCCGCAACCACCGCCGGTCGGAAAAAAATAA